In Halorussus limi, a genomic segment contains:
- the cca gene encoding CCA tRNA nucleotidyltransferase, protein MTGEDESFEAVVAAVGERIDPDERERERMREAVAALTQRAEEAIADLPVAGDAMQVGSTARGTWISGDRDIDLFVRFPADVDREALESYGLEVGHAVLPEGREEYAEHPYVTGEFDGFDVDLVPCYRLDAATEIQSAVDRTPFHNEYLNARIDADLAGEVRLFKQFLKGIGAYGSDLRTRGFSGYLTELLVVEYGSFRAVVEAAADEWHPPVRFDPEDHGRARETAKPSRNEEVGDADLPFDDPLVVVDPTDPERNVAAVCAAENVARLQHYARELLADPREELFFPDPTDPLSPEAVRDRVADRATTPVAVRFDAPDVVEDQLYPQLRKSLAGVRDELDRRGFDALRDATFADESAVLLAELAVAERPAVERHEGPPVHVRQHAEGFFEKYADDPEAYGPFIDGDRYVVERRREFETAAAFLESDALFDVALGVHVESALADGYDVLVGEAVAQLADEFGAQLADYFDPEP, encoded by the coding sequence ATGACCGGCGAGGACGAGAGCTTTGAGGCGGTGGTCGCGGCGGTCGGTGAGCGAATCGACCCCGACGAGCGCGAGCGCGAGCGGATGCGCGAGGCGGTGGCCGCGCTGACCCAGCGTGCGGAGGAGGCCATCGCCGACCTGCCCGTGGCGGGCGACGCGATGCAGGTCGGAAGCACCGCCCGCGGGACGTGGATAAGCGGCGACCGCGACATCGACCTGTTCGTGCGATTTCCCGCCGACGTGGACCGCGAGGCGCTGGAGTCCTACGGACTGGAGGTCGGCCACGCCGTCCTGCCGGAGGGCCGCGAGGAGTACGCCGAACACCCCTACGTGACCGGCGAGTTCGACGGCTTCGACGTGGACCTCGTGCCGTGTTACCGCCTCGACGCCGCGACCGAGATTCAGTCGGCGGTGGACCGGACCCCGTTCCACAACGAGTATCTGAACGCGCGCATCGACGCCGACCTCGCCGGGGAGGTGCGCCTGTTCAAGCAGTTCCTCAAGGGAATCGGCGCGTACGGGAGCGACCTCCGAACGCGGGGGTTCTCGGGCTACCTGACCGAACTGCTCGTGGTCGAGTACGGCAGTTTCCGCGCGGTGGTCGAGGCGGCCGCCGACGAGTGGCACCCGCCGGTTCGGTTCGACCCCGAGGACCACGGGCGGGCGCGCGAGACGGCGAAGCCGTCTCGGAACGAGGAGGTCGGCGACGCCGACCTCCCGTTCGACGACCCGCTGGTCGTCGTCGACCCGACCGACCCCGAGCGCAACGTGGCGGCGGTCTGCGCCGCCGAGAACGTCGCGCGCCTCCAGCACTACGCCCGCGAACTGCTCGCGGACCCCCGCGAGGAACTGTTCTTCCCCGACCCGACCGACCCGCTCTCGCCCGAGGCGGTCCGCGACCGCGTCGCGGACCGCGCGACGACGCCGGTCGCGGTGCGCTTCGACGCGCCCGACGTGGTCGAAGACCAACTCTACCCCCAACTCCGAAAGTCGCTGGCGGGCGTCCGCGACGAACTCGACCGCCGGGGATTCGACGCGCTCCGCGACGCGACGTTCGCCGACGAGTCGGCGGTCCTGCTCGCGGAACTGGCGGTCGCCGAGCGCCCGGCGGTCGAGCGCCACGAGGGGCCGCCGGTCCACGTCCGCCAGCACGCCGAGGGGTTCTTCGAGAAGTACGCCGACGACCCCGAGGCCTACGGACCCTTCATCGACGGCGACCGCTACGTCGTCGAGCGCCGCCGCGAGTTCGAGACCGCCGCGGCGTTTCTGGAGAGCGACGCGCTGTTCGACGTGGCGCTCGGGGTCCACGTCGAGTCGGCGCTGGCCGACGGCTACGACGTGCTGGTCGGCGAGGCGGTCGCGCAACTCGCCGACGAGTTCGGCGCGCAACTGGCCGACTACTTCGACCCCGAGCCGTAG
- a CDS encoding RidA family protein, with protein MQKTVILPEWRTVASDDLDEPKSSYATVTRHADHRRVVFSGALSPEGGLAEQVRTVLSHRERALEDLGGSMDDVVEMQLFVREDALSRETQATIHEVRDEFFERPHYPASTMVGVAALLDPDALVEIAIEAEIPDDEWETEVVTGEE; from the coding sequence ATGCAGAAGACCGTCATCCTGCCGGAGTGGCGCACCGTCGCGTCCGACGACCTCGACGAACCGAAATCGTCGTACGCGACCGTGACCCGCCACGCCGACCACCGGCGGGTCGTCTTCTCCGGCGCGCTCTCGCCCGAAGGCGGTCTCGCCGAACAGGTTCGGACGGTGCTGAGCCACCGAGAACGCGCGCTCGAAGACCTCGGCGGGAGCATGGACGACGTGGTCGAGATGCAGTTGTTCGTCCGCGAGGACGCGCTCTCGCGGGAGACCCAGGCGACGATTCACGAGGTCCGCGACGAGTTCTTCGAGCGGCCGCACTACCCGGCGAGCACGATGGTCGGCGTCGCCGCCCTGCTCGACCCCGACGCCCTCGTGGAGATAGCAATCGAGGCCGAGATTCCGGACGACGAGTGGGAGACCGAGGTGGTGACCGGCGAGGAGTGA
- a CDS encoding matrixin family metalloprotease codes for MWRTLFVAALLVLSGCATQAPDTGADADGSATHRALTSEDAPTRPNPWGEGELTVAINNTANESRNFRPLVSDALDFWSNNSTRFAGFSIDYELEPNASNPDVVVKFVDAIESCANVSEPAGCAPYVTRGGQVSRPISIEVVGSYSNASTRLILKHELGHTLGLNHSAGPQSVMAPTSQLRTLPRPNATERRLPWADADFTVYLDANRTDDAEATREQVRHALDYYAEGANGTVPENVSFAFTQNRSAADVVVEFTENLPCRTGDSGSCGRVRGNDPDGDGALERYDHLRVTLSDIDTEAVGWHVGYWLGYGFGFEEDADWPAPFRNATYEDRRNAWWR; via the coding sequence ATGTGGCGAACACTGTTCGTCGCTGCCCTCCTCGTGCTGTCGGGGTGCGCCACTCAGGCGCCCGACACCGGGGCGGACGCGGACGGGTCGGCGACCCACCGGGCGCTCACGTCCGAGGACGCGCCGACCCGTCCGAATCCGTGGGGGGAAGGGGAGCTGACGGTCGCTATCAACAACACTGCGAACGAATCGCGGAACTTCCGGCCGCTGGTGTCCGACGCGCTCGACTTCTGGTCGAACAACAGCACGCGCTTCGCCGGGTTCTCCATCGACTACGAACTCGAACCCAACGCCTCGAACCCCGACGTGGTGGTGAAGTTCGTCGACGCCATCGAGTCGTGCGCCAACGTCTCCGAACCCGCGGGGTGTGCGCCCTACGTCACCCGCGGCGGGCAGGTCTCTCGTCCCATCTCCATCGAGGTGGTCGGTTCCTACTCGAACGCCTCGACGCGGCTCATCCTGAAGCACGAACTCGGCCACACCCTCGGGCTGAACCACAGCGCGGGCCCGCAGTCGGTGATGGCTCCGACCTCGCAACTGCGGACGCTGCCGCGACCGAACGCCACCGAGCGCCGGCTACCGTGGGCCGACGCCGACTTCACGGTGTACCTCGACGCGAACCGGACCGACGACGCCGAGGCGACCCGCGAGCAGGTCCGGCACGCGCTCGACTACTACGCCGAGGGCGCGAACGGGACCGTCCCCGAGAACGTCTCGTTCGCGTTCACGCAGAATCGCTCCGCGGCGGACGTGGTCGTGGAGTTCACCGAGAACCTGCCCTGCCGGACCGGCGACAGCGGCTCCTGCGGTCGGGTCCGCGGCAACGACCCCGACGGCGACGGCGCGCTCGAACGCTACGACCACCTCCGGGTCACGCTCAGCGACATCGACACCGAGGCGGTCGGCTGGCACGTCGGCTACTGGCTCGGTTACGGGTTCGGCTTCGAGGAGGACGCCGACTGGCCCGCGCCGTTCCGGAACGCGACCTACGAGGACCGCAGGAACGCGTGGTGGAGGTAG
- a CDS encoding aminopeptidase, translated as MDQRIYDHAEVLVDWSARVEAGDDVVVRVDEGAHDLAVAVAEKLGERGANYLATYISDEVESAFVRSHDGDFDPNPDFEVAMLERADVVLSLRSKRNTAAKGAVPGEKRAAYKKSRTEIKARRMDTDWVSTMHPTRAHAQNAGMGYEEYKDFVYDAVLRDWESLADEMANMKDLLDEGSEVRLVKEDTDLTMSIEGRTAVNSAASVAYDSHNLPSGEVFTAPEDPEGEVYFDVPMTHDGARIRDVHLTFEDGEVTDWSAEVGERALDDIFATDEGAKRLGELGIGMNRGIDRFTDSILFDEKMGDTVHLAVGRAYSSCLPEGEEGNQSAVHIDMITDVSEDSRMEIDDEVVQRNGTFRWEDGFEG; from the coding sequence ATGGACCAGCGAATCTACGACCACGCCGAAGTGTTGGTCGACTGGAGCGCCCGCGTCGAGGCGGGCGACGACGTCGTCGTCCGCGTCGACGAGGGCGCACACGACCTCGCGGTCGCGGTCGCCGAGAAATTGGGCGAACGGGGCGCGAACTACCTCGCGACCTACATCTCCGACGAGGTCGAGTCGGCGTTCGTCAGGTCTCACGACGGCGACTTCGACCCGAACCCCGACTTCGAGGTCGCGATGCTCGAACGCGCGGACGTGGTGCTGTCGCTCCGGAGCAAGCGAAACACCGCCGCGAAGGGAGCGGTGCCGGGCGAGAAGCGCGCGGCGTACAAGAAGTCCCGGACCGAAATCAAGGCCCGGCGGATGGACACCGACTGGGTCTCGACCATGCACCCGACCCGCGCCCACGCCCAGAACGCGGGGATGGGCTACGAGGAGTACAAGGACTTCGTCTACGACGCCGTCCTCCGGGACTGGGAGAGCCTCGCCGACGAGATGGCGAACATGAAGGACCTGCTGGACGAGGGGAGCGAGGTCCGACTCGTCAAGGAGGACACCGACCTCACGATGTCCATCGAGGGCCGGACCGCGGTCAACAGCGCCGCGTCGGTCGCCTACGACTCGCACAATCTCCCCAGCGGCGAGGTGTTCACCGCGCCCGAGGACCCCGAGGGCGAGGTCTACTTCGACGTGCCGATGACCCACGACGGGGCGCGCATCCGGGACGTACACCTCACCTTCGAGGACGGCGAAGTCACCGACTGGTCGGCCGAGGTCGGCGAACGCGCGCTCGACGACATCTTCGCCACCGACGAGGGCGCGAAGCGACTCGGCGAACTCGGCATCGGGATGAACCGGGGCATCGACCGCTTCACCGACAGCATCCTCTTCGACGAGAAGATGGGCGACACGGTCCACCTCGCGGTCGGCCGGGCCTACTCCTCGTGTCTGCCCGAGGGCGAGGAAGGCAACCAGAGCGCGGTCCACATCGACATGATTACCGACGTGAGCGAGGACTCGCGGATGGAAATCGACGACGAAGTCGTCCAGCGAAACGGCACCTTCCGGTGGGAAGACGGCTTCGAGGGCTAA
- a CDS encoding CNNM domain-containing protein yields MGTAQIGLRLIAGLLLILANGFFVAIEFALTRARQFTEAEFVDGDSQLERAWEMTQNLELYLTTCQVGITASSIAVGIVAEPALAALFEPLFAGTTLATIGAGAIIAYGIINLIHLTHGEQTPTYLGVERSRMVCRYGATPLYWFYKIISPVITLGDWVAKWTLRLFGIEMTGAWLETEEEAIESRAQLHSRLNSVLKRGELSQERHEEVLNALAAGDKAVESVMVDSEEMVALSTEDSTEENLHRMSSSPHTRYPLFGSDDEDFLGIVYVPAVLDRIDELRAEEARLEDVAAPPMTVSADTTVSDAIDQFQAESQELALVLSEGDVVGLLTATDALEVVMGEIEDPLDNGQSRPGAVPS; encoded by the coding sequence ATAGGCACAGCTCAGATCGGTCTCAGGTTAATCGCGGGACTGTTGCTCATTCTGGCGAACGGTTTCTTCGTCGCTATCGAGTTCGCGCTGACGCGCGCCCGCCAGTTCACCGAAGCGGAGTTCGTCGACGGCGACTCCCAACTCGAACGGGCGTGGGAGATGACACAGAACCTCGAACTGTACCTGACGACCTGCCAAGTCGGCATCACGGCGTCGAGCATCGCGGTCGGCATCGTCGCCGAGCCGGCGCTGGCGGCGTTGTTCGAGCCGCTGTTCGCTGGCACGACGCTCGCGACGATTGGAGCGGGAGCGATTATCGCGTACGGGATTATCAACCTCATCCACCTCACTCACGGTGAGCAGACTCCGACCTACCTCGGAGTCGAGCGCTCGCGGATGGTCTGTCGGTACGGTGCGACACCGCTCTACTGGTTCTACAAGATTATCTCCCCGGTCATCACGCTCGGCGACTGGGTCGCGAAGTGGACGCTTCGTCTGTTCGGTATCGAGATGACCGGCGCGTGGCTCGAAACCGAGGAGGAGGCCATCGAATCCCGCGCACAGCTACACAGTCGGCTCAACTCCGTGCTGAAGCGCGGCGAACTCTCTCAGGAACGCCACGAGGAGGTCCTGAACGCGCTGGCGGCAGGGGACAAGGCCGTCGAGTCGGTGATGGTCGACTCCGAGGAGATGGTCGCCCTCTCGACCGAGGATTCGACAGAAGAGAATCTCCATCGCATGTCGTCGTCGCCCCACACCCGTTATCCGCTCTTCGGGAGCGACGACGAGGACTTCCTCGGCATCGTCTACGTGCCCGCGGTACTCGACCGAATCGACGAGTTGCGCGCCGAGGAAGCCCGTCTCGAAGACGTGGCGGCACCGCCGATGACCGTCTCGGCAGACACGACCGTCAGCGACGCCATCGACCAGTTTCAGGCCGAGAGTCAAGAACTCGCGCTCGTCCTCTCGGAGGGCGACGTCGTCGGTCTCCTGACGGCGACAGACGCGCTCGAAGTCGTGATGGGCGAAATCGAGGACCCGCTCGACAACGGCCAGTCCCGGCCCGGCGCGGTGCCGAGTTGA